Proteins co-encoded in one Prunus persica cultivar Lovell chromosome G6, Prunus_persica_NCBIv2, whole genome shotgun sequence genomic window:
- the LOC18775272 gene encoding zinc finger CCCH domain-containing protein 1 → MADSGGNAEPGEVCNFFRKPIKKQNIRKRRVDEDEEDDGSKSGGTSLPSQRKASKLDGKLYFSSGPAKSSTPGSGAIFEFKSSKEIQVEHDSRATATLETETDFSRDARAVRERVLKQAEEALKGKSKGTENDKLYKGIHGYTDYKAGFRRELTVASEKAGGSHGPLRASAHIRATTRFDYQPDICKDYKETGYCGYGDSCKFMHDRGDYKSGWQMEREWDEAEKIRKRNLALGEDDVDQTDEDDEDDEDGSLPFACFICRQPFVDPVVTKCNHYFCEHCALKHHSKNKKCFVCEKPTLGIFNTAHEIRKRMAAEGK, encoded by the exons ATGGCGGATTCAGGTGGAAATGCAGAACCTGGAGAAG TTTGCAACTTCTTCCGGAAGCCAATAAAGAAGCAAAACATTAGAAAGCGAAGGGTTGATGAAGATGAGGAGGATGACGGCTCAAAATCTGGGGGCACATCATTACCAAGTCAAAGAAAAGCCTCAAAGCTTGATGGCAAGCTGTATTTTTCTAGTGGACCTGCTAAGAGCTCTACTCCTGGTAGTGGTGCAATCTTTGAGTTCAAGTCTTCCAAAGAAATCCAAGTTGAACATGATAGTAGAGCAACTGCGACTTTGGAGACTGAGACAGACTTCTCTAGAGATGCTCGAGCAGTTCGTGAGAGAGTTCTTAAGCAGGCAGAGGAAGCTTTGAAGGGGAAGAGCAAAGGCACTGAGAACGACAAGTTGTATAAAGGGATCCATGGATATACTGATTACAAGGCTGGGTTCCGAAGAGAGCTAACAGTGGCCAGTGAGAAAGCGGGAGGTTCCCATGGGCCTCTCAGGGCTTCTGCTCACATCAGAGCTACCACAAGATTTGATTACCAGCCAGACATCTGTAAGGATTACAAAGAGACTGGCTACTGTGGTTATGGAGATTCCTGCAAGTTTATGCATGATCGTGGAGACTACAAGTCTGGGTGGCAGATGGAAAGGGAGTGGGACGAAGCAGAGAAAATAAGGAAGAGAAATTTAGCTTTGGGTGAGGATGATGTGGACCAGACTGACGAAGATGACGAGGATGATGAGGATGGCTCGTTGCCGTTTGCATGTTTCATCTGCCGCCAACCATTTGTTGATCCTGTTGTGACTAAATGCAACCACTACTTCTGCGAGCACTGTGCACTAAAG CATCATTCAAAGAACAAGAAGTGCTTTGTGTGCGAGAAGCCTACCCTTGGCATATTCAACACAGCTCATGAGATACGCAAAAGGATGGCCGCAGAGGGCAAATAA
- the LOC18774413 gene encoding uncharacterized protein LOC18774413 isoform X2: MACTSLSIPTSPANSTKRTNPIFKDHVPIRRSCSDHNHLCSYTNRIRAASSTQPNNSRSIGIFPFKISSSLVPNCLGSFLFGPYKPMDVVEKNMNMNMVEKSGESTGNEGEEIKRANWMEWLVELRSKWSNIWQQKQVEDEEEDNNNGEEGCCAEGCSLEEKNGEKGYKSYDPESFSRFLVRVPWSETKLFSKLAFLCNMVYVIPEIKGEVLQRYYDLQFVTSSFEKKAEAAAYMEASTMTVVVAANESEKHETTKDFRASQHSSPCEWLVCDDSSTFTRCFVVQGLDSHASWQAYLLFEPTKFEGTNVLVHRGIYEAAEAMYEQFMPEILDHLERKGEQAKFQFTGHCIGGSIALLVHLMLLTRNLVKPSTLRPVVTFGSPFVFCKGHKIFEQLSLDESDHIHCVMMHRDIVPRAFSSNYNNQVITLLRRLNGSFQTHPCLIKSKRLYSPMGNLFILQPDEKSSPPHPLLPPGSALYVLNKTQCGSSSGVLMAFLNSPHPLETFSDPAAYGSEGTILRDHDSCNYLKAMNMVLRQHTRMVVRKVRKQRNLLWPILTSPSPHSWNDEDKSDL, encoded by the exons ATGGCATGCACTTCATTATCAATTCCTACCTCTCCGGCTAACTCAACCAAAAGAACAAACCCCATCTTCAAAGACCACGTTCCCATCCGCAGGTCTTGTTCAGATCATAACCATCTTTGTTCTTACACCAATCGTATTCGTGCCGCATCATcaacacaaccaaacaacAGCCGTTCCATAGGAATTTTcccttttaaaatttcaagttCCCTTGTCCCAAATTGTCTTGGCTCATTTTTGTTTGGTCCGTATAAGCCTATGGACGTGGTGGAAAAGAACATGAACATGAATATGGTGGAGAAGTCTGGGGAGAGTACTGGTAATGAAGGAGAGGAGATAAAGAGAGCTAATTGGATGGAGTGGCTTGTGGAACTCAGAAGTAAGTGGAGCAATATATGGCAGCAAAAACAGGTTGAGGATGAGGAGGAAGACAACAATAATGGAGAGGAGGGTTGCTGTGCAGAGGGTTGTAGTTTAGAAGAAAAGAATGGAGAAAAGGGATACAAATCATATGATCCTGAATCTTTCTCAAGATTTTTGGTTAGAGTTCCATGGTCTGAAACCAagctattttctaaactagCTTTCTTGTGCAACATGGTTTATGTGATACCAGAGATCAAG GGTGAGGTTTTGCAGAGATATTATGACCTACAATTTGTAACATCTTCATTCGAAAAGAAAGCCGAGGCAGCTGCTTACATGGAAGCTTCAACAATGACAGTAGTGGTAGCAGCAAACGAAAGTGAAAAACATGAGACAACGAAGGACTTTCGAGCAAGCCAGCATTCCTCACCATGTGAATGGCTTGTTTGTGATGACTCTAGTACTTTTACTCGCTGCTTTGTGGTTCAG GGACTAGACTCCCATGCATCTTGGCAGGCATACCTCTTATTCGAACCGACTAAATTTGAG GGGACAAATGTACTTGTTCACAGAGGAATCTATGAAGCAGCAGAGGCAATGTACGAGCAATTCATGCCAGAAATTTTAGACCACTTAGAAAGAAAGGGGGAGCAAGCGAAGTTTCAATTTACCGGCCATTGCATTGGAGGAAGCATTGCTCTTCTAGTCCACTTGATGCTACTAACTAGGAACCTTGTCAAGCCCTCCACTCTTCGGCCAGTTGTCACGTTCGGCTCACCATTTGTGTTCTGCAAAGGGCACAAAATATTTGAGCAGCTGAGTTTGGATGAGAGTGATCACATCCATTGTGTGATGATGCACAGAGATATTGTCCCTAGAGCGTTCTCTTCCAACTACAATAACCAAGTGATTACACTCCTAAGGCGTTTAAATGGTTCATTTCAAACACACCCTTGTCTAATTAAAAGT AAACGTTTGTACTCGCCAATGGGCAATCTATTCATTCTCCAACCTGATGAAAAGTCATCTCCTCCACACCCTCTGCTCCCTCCGGGGAGTGCCCTCTATGTTTTGAACAAAACACAGTGTGGGTCCTCTTCAGGTGTCTTGATGGCCTTCTTGAATTCCCCACATCCACTAGAAACCTTTAGTGACCCTGCAGCTTATGGTTCAGAAGGTACAATCTTACGGGACCATGACTCTTGCAACTATCTAAAGGCTATGAATATGGTTCTAAGGCAACACACAAGGATGGTTGTGAGGAAAGTGAGGAAGCAAAGGAATCTCTTGTGGCCGATCCTTACTTCACCATCTCCACACTCATGGAATGATGAAGATAAAAGTGACCTGTAG
- the LOC18774413 gene encoding uncharacterized protein LOC18774413 isoform X1: MACTSLSIPTSPANSTKRTNPIFKDHVPIRRSCSDHNHLCSYTNRIRAASSTQPNNSRSIGIFPFKISSSLVPNCLGSFLFGPYKPMDVVEKNMNMNMVEKSGESTGNEGEEIKRANWMEWLVELRSKWSNIWQQKQVEDEEEDNNNGEEGCCAEGCSLEEKNGEKGYKSYDPESFSRFLVRVPWSETKLFSKLAFLCNMVYVIPEIKGEVLQRYYDLQFVTSSFEKKAEAAAYMEASTMTVVVAANESEKHETTKDFRASQHSSPCEWLVCDDSSTFTRCFVVQGLDSHASWQAYLLFEPTKFEGTNVLVHRGIYEAAEAMYEQFMPEILDHLERKGEQAKFQFTGHCIGGSIALLVHLMLLTRNLVKPSTLRPVVTFGSPFVFCKGHKIFEQLSLDESDHIHCVMMHRDIVPRAFSSNYNNQVITLLRRLNGSFQTHPCLIKSVSTIPKIHKTSKKTLILVNLDLKHELSLLLMSFFLVQKRLYSPMGNLFILQPDEKSSPPHPLLPPGSALYVLNKTQCGSSSGVLMAFLNSPHPLETFSDPAAYGSEGTILRDHDSCNYLKAMNMVLRQHTRMVVRKVRKQRNLLWPILTSPSPHSWNDEDKSDL, translated from the exons ATGGCATGCACTTCATTATCAATTCCTACCTCTCCGGCTAACTCAACCAAAAGAACAAACCCCATCTTCAAAGACCACGTTCCCATCCGCAGGTCTTGTTCAGATCATAACCATCTTTGTTCTTACACCAATCGTATTCGTGCCGCATCATcaacacaaccaaacaacAGCCGTTCCATAGGAATTTTcccttttaaaatttcaagttCCCTTGTCCCAAATTGTCTTGGCTCATTTTTGTTTGGTCCGTATAAGCCTATGGACGTGGTGGAAAAGAACATGAACATGAATATGGTGGAGAAGTCTGGGGAGAGTACTGGTAATGAAGGAGAGGAGATAAAGAGAGCTAATTGGATGGAGTGGCTTGTGGAACTCAGAAGTAAGTGGAGCAATATATGGCAGCAAAAACAGGTTGAGGATGAGGAGGAAGACAACAATAATGGAGAGGAGGGTTGCTGTGCAGAGGGTTGTAGTTTAGAAGAAAAGAATGGAGAAAAGGGATACAAATCATATGATCCTGAATCTTTCTCAAGATTTTTGGTTAGAGTTCCATGGTCTGAAACCAagctattttctaaactagCTTTCTTGTGCAACATGGTTTATGTGATACCAGAGATCAAG GGTGAGGTTTTGCAGAGATATTATGACCTACAATTTGTAACATCTTCATTCGAAAAGAAAGCCGAGGCAGCTGCTTACATGGAAGCTTCAACAATGACAGTAGTGGTAGCAGCAAACGAAAGTGAAAAACATGAGACAACGAAGGACTTTCGAGCAAGCCAGCATTCCTCACCATGTGAATGGCTTGTTTGTGATGACTCTAGTACTTTTACTCGCTGCTTTGTGGTTCAG GGACTAGACTCCCATGCATCTTGGCAGGCATACCTCTTATTCGAACCGACTAAATTTGAG GGGACAAATGTACTTGTTCACAGAGGAATCTATGAAGCAGCAGAGGCAATGTACGAGCAATTCATGCCAGAAATTTTAGACCACTTAGAAAGAAAGGGGGAGCAAGCGAAGTTTCAATTTACCGGCCATTGCATTGGAGGAAGCATTGCTCTTCTAGTCCACTTGATGCTACTAACTAGGAACCTTGTCAAGCCCTCCACTCTTCGGCCAGTTGTCACGTTCGGCTCACCATTTGTGTTCTGCAAAGGGCACAAAATATTTGAGCAGCTGAGTTTGGATGAGAGTGATCACATCCATTGTGTGATGATGCACAGAGATATTGTCCCTAGAGCGTTCTCTTCCAACTACAATAACCAAGTGATTACACTCCTAAGGCGTTTAAATGGTTCATTTCAAACACACCCTTGTCTAATTAAAAGTGTAAGTACCATccctaaaattcataaaacatcCAAAAAAACACTTATATTGGTTAATTTGGATTTAAAACATGAGCTGTCACTGCTTCTaatgtctttttttcttgtgcaGAAACGTTTGTACTCGCCAATGGGCAATCTATTCATTCTCCAACCTGATGAAAAGTCATCTCCTCCACACCCTCTGCTCCCTCCGGGGAGTGCCCTCTATGTTTTGAACAAAACACAGTGTGGGTCCTCTTCAGGTGTCTTGATGGCCTTCTTGAATTCCCCACATCCACTAGAAACCTTTAGTGACCCTGCAGCTTATGGTTCAGAAGGTACAATCTTACGGGACCATGACTCTTGCAACTATCTAAAGGCTATGAATATGGTTCTAAGGCAACACACAAGGATGGTTGTGAGGAAAGTGAGGAAGCAAAGGAATCTCTTGTGGCCGATCCTTACTTCACCATCTCCACACTCATGGAATGATGAAGATAAAAGTGACCTGTAG
- the LOC18774891 gene encoding alanine--glyoxylate aminotransferase 2 homolog 2, mitochondrial, giving the protein MQGLIGRRVLSGTAQSLLRQRCFSQVAQSEVLPDNGVATPKMPLFDYTPPPYTGPTADEILAQRKEYLSPSMFYFYNKPLNIVDGKRQYLFDESGRRYLDGFGGIATVSCGHCHPDVVEAIVNQTKRIQHSTILYLNHAIGDFAQALASKLPANLKVVFFTNSGTEANELAMLIARLYTGSHDIISLRNAYHGNAAGTMGATAQGNWKFNVIQSGVHHAVNPDPYRGVFGADGEKYANDVQDLIDFGTSGHVAGFMCEAIQGVGGIVELAQGYLPAVYNSVKKAGGLFIADEVQCGFARTGSNFWGFEGHGVVPDIVTMAKGIGNGIPLGAVVTTPEVAEVLTRRNYFNTFGGNPVCTAAGLAVLKVIEKEKLQDNAFVVGSYLKERLNALKDKYELIGDVRGRGLMLGVELVTDRELKTPAKAETVHIMEKMKDLGVLIGKGGFYGNVFRITPPLCFTKDDADFLVDAMDYTISKI; this is encoded by the exons ATGCAGGGATTAATAGGGAGAAGGGTATTATCTGGAACAGCACAATCCCTGCTAAGGCAGCGCTGCTTCTCTCAGGTGGCCCAAAGCGAAGTTCTCCCAGACAATGGCGTCGCTACTCCGAAAATGCCCCTCTTCGATTACACCCCTCCTCCCTACACCGGCCCCACCGCCGACGAGATCTTGGCCCAGCGCAAGGAGTATCTCAGCCCTTCGATGTTCTACTTCTACAACAAACCA CTAAACATAGTGGACGGGAAGAGGCAGTACTTGTTCGACGAAAGCGGGCGGAGGTATTTGGACGGTTTCGGAGGGATTGCTACGGTGAGCTGCGGACACTGCCACCCCGATGTGGTGGAGGCCATAGTTAACCAAACCAAGCGCATCCAACACTCCACCATCCTCTACCTCAATCACGCCATCGGCGATTTCGCTCAGGCGCTCGCCTCCAAGTTGCCCGCCAATCTCAAG gtGGTGTTTTTTACAAACTCGGGGACGGAAGCGAACGAGTTGGCGATGTTGATAGCGAGGTTGTACACGGGGAGCCATGACATTATCTCGTTGAGAAACGCTTATCATGGCAACGCAGCTGGCACCATGGGGGCCACCGCTCAGGGCAACTGGAAATTCAATGTCATCCag AGCGGAGTTCATCATGCCGTAAACCCGGACCCATACAGAGGAGTTTTTGGTGCAGATGGAGAGAAGTATGCCAATGATGTTCAAGATCTCATAGACTTTGGAACCTCAGGTCATGTTGCTGGTTTTATGTGTGAAGCCATACAG GGAGTAGGTGGAATTGTAGAATTGGCTCAAGGTTACTTGCCAGCCGTTTATAATAGTGTGAAGAAAGCAGGAGGCCTTTTCATTGCTGATGAGGTCCAGTGTGGTTTTGCTCGCACAGGAAGCAACTTCTGGGGATTTGAGGGCCATGGTGTTGTGCCTGACATTGTAACAATGGCCAAG GGTATTGGAAATGGCATTCCTCTTGGTGCTGTTGTAACCACTCCTGAGGTTGCAGAGGTCCTGACTCGCCGCAATTACTTCAACACCTTCGGTGGGAATCCAGTATGTACAGCCGCGGGACTTGCTGTTCTAAAAGtgattgagaaagaaaagcttCAGGATAATGCTTTCGTCGTGGGATCATATCTGAAAGAAAGACTCAATGCCCTCAAGGATAAATATGAAC TTATTGGGGATGTGAGGGGAAGGGGATTAATGCTTGGAGTTGAGCTAGTCACTGATCGTGAGCTGAAGACACCTGCAAAGGCTGAAACTGTACATATAATGGAAAAGATGAAAG ATTTGGGAGTGTTGATTGGCAAAGGCGGCTTCTATGGAAATGTTTTCAGAATCACACCTCCTCTGTGCTTCACCAAGGATGATGCAG ATTTTCTTGTGGATGCAATGGACTACACAATATCTAAGATTTGA